A section of the Peromyscus eremicus unplaced genomic scaffold, PerEre_H2_v1 PerEre#2#chrX_unloc_1, whole genome shotgun sequence genome encodes:
- the LOC131900980 gene encoding zinc finger protein 431-like, with amino-acid sequence VTYNDVHVDFTWEEWTLLNPSQKYLYKDVMLKIYRNLTIIGYKWEDHNIEEHCQSSRQRERYETIHTGVKPYECNQCSKARAHHITLQIHKRTHTGEKSYECGQCGKAFECHNHLQIHKRTHTGEKPYECNQCGKAFAQHHHFQMHRRTHTGEKPYECDQCGKAFAQQGTLQRHKRTHTGEKPYECNECGKAFAQHNTLQRHKRTHTGEKPFQCSQCSRAFICHSNLQKHQRTHTGEKPYECNQCGKAFAGPSNLKIHRRTHTGEKPYECNECGKAFAQHSTLKMHKRTHTGVKPYKCNQCGKAFARHGCFQMHRRTHTGE; translated from the exons gtgacctataatgatgtgcatgttgacttcacttgggaagaatgGACTTTGTTGAATCCTTCCCAGAAGTATCTGTACAAAGATGTGATGTTGAAGATCTACAGGAatctcactattatag GATACAAGtgggaagaccataatattgaagaacattgtcaaagttctagaCAACGTGAAAGGT atgaaacaatacatactggagtgaaaccctatgaatgtaaccaGTGTTCCAAAGCCCGTGCTCATCAcattactcttcaaatacataaaagaactcatactggagagaaatcctatgaatgtggtcaatgtggtaaagcctttgaatgtcacaatcatcttcaaatacataaaagaactcatactggagagaaaccatatgaatgtaatcagtgtggtaaagcctttgcacaacaccaTCATTTTCAAATGCAtagaagaacacacactggagaaaaaccgtatgaatgtgatcagtgtggtaaggcctttgcacaacagggtactcttcaaaggcataaaagaacacatactggagagaaaccctatgaatgtaatgagtgtggtaaggcctttgcacaacacaatactcttcaaaggcataaaagaacacatactggagagaaaccctttcaATGTAGTCAGTGTAGTAGAGCCTTTATATGTCACAGTAATCTTCAGAAGCatcaaagaacacatactggagagaaaccttatgaatgtaatcagtgtggtaaagcctttgccggACCTAGTAATCTAAAAAttcatagaagaacacatactggagagaaaccgtatgaatgtaatgagtgtggtaaggcctttgcacaacacagtactcttaaaatgcataaaagaacacatactggagtgaaACCATATAAATGCAatcaatgtggaaaagcctttgcaCGTCATGGTTGTTTTCAAatgcatagaagaacacatactggagag